A stretch of DNA from Equus quagga isolate Etosha38 unplaced genomic scaffold, UCLA_HA_Equagga_1.0 72965_RagTag, whole genome shotgun sequence:
AGCCACCAGGGTCATCCGGGCGCGCCTCCTGCCCGCTTGCCCGCAGGTGTCGCCTGCTGCGCGGGGGTCCGAGCCCGGGGGCGGCGGGGCCTGGGTCACAGCAGGTTGATCTCGTCCAGGTAGCGGGCCAGGACCGAGTCCCGCACGTCCTTGAAGACCTTGCGGATGTTCTGCGTGTCCGTGGCGCACGTGTAGTGGCTGAAGAGGCGCCGGGAGCGCGTGCCCTTCCGGTCGGCGTCGGCGCCGTCCACGCAGCTGGCGTACATGCTGACGTACATGTTCAGGATGAAGCTCTTGGCCGCCTCCGCGTCCTGCTTGGGGCCTGCGGGGCGGCAGTGGGCGGTCAGGGCACCCGGCAGACCCTCCCTCCTGGGACCAAGGGGCGCCCTGGAGACCCTCCTCCCGAGACGGGCAACAGCAGGGAACCAGGGGCGCCAGGGACCAGGCACCACGGTTTCCTGCAGGGGGTCGCCATCTTTGGGCTTTCCAGCACGTCACATGACCCAGGCTCAGCCAATAGGAGCGGGCCTGGCTGAGTCACATGACCTGGAACAGACCAATGAGACTCGGCTCTGGGACTTTGGGCAGAACTGGGTTAAAGAGAGAGACACACTGCTTTTGGGAGGCCCTAGAAAGTGGGAGGGTAGAGAAAGTTCTAGAAGCACTCACCCTGGAAACTGGGGAAGTAGGTAgccaggtgggaggtggggatcTTCTCCTCCAGGATGTCGGTTTTGTTGAGGAAGAGGATGACGGAGGTGCTTTTGAACCAGGGAAGTTCCAGGATGGTGCCAAATAGGGCCAGGCTCTCCTTCATCCGGTTCTAGGTCGGGGGACACAGGCAGGTCATTGCTCCAGCCGGACACCTCGGCCGAACAGGAGCCCTCCCCCCACGTGGACATGGGGCTGTCGGCCCACAGTCCAGGGGCTTGGGCTCCCCAGTTCCTGGTGGGCTGGGTCAGAGGGGGGTGCCCATACTTTCATGTGGCCAGCTGCCCGTGTGTGCCCGATGTGGTTTTTGTGCCTGAACTGGTGTGACTGGCATCCCCCACCCAGAGATTCACATCCACCTGGAACTTCAGAATGTGGCCTTACTTGGGAATAGGGTCTCAGAAGATGTCATTATTTaagaggtcatactggagtagggtggcccTAAGTCCAAGGACTGGTGTCCttttggaaagaggaaaggaggacacAGAAGGCACGCAGCGAGGacgccacgtgaagatggaggcagagaggaggggaggcgtCTACAAGGCAACGACCACGGAGGATGCCAGGAGCCCCGGAGGCTGGACCTCCACCTCTGGCCTCCGGCCTCCAGAAGCGTGAGAggataagtttctgttgtttcagcctcCCGCCTGGTGCTCCTTTGCtgcggcagccctagcaaactggGACGTCTCGTGTGGCTGGATTCGAGCAAGGGCTGTGTTGGAATAACCTCAGACTCATCCTGTGTGATTCAGTCTGAAAGTCAGAATTAGATCATCGGACGCTCGGATCCCCAAACTCTTGCTGTGAAACTGCGACTCTTGGGGCCCACTTCAGAGATGACGTGGTGCCCGACCTCCGTGCCCAGGTGTTAATCAGGAGAAGAGTTCACATTCATAGAACACAAGCGATCCCCGGACTTTCTGAATGAAAGCAGGGCGGGACCCCGCAGTGGGACCTGTTACCCGGGACAGCTTGTGTTGTGCCTCTGGGGGGGCCGTGTCCCGGGCTTGAGCAtccctcagtgtgtgtgtgtgtgtgtg
This window harbors:
- the LOC124234200 gene encoding guanine nucleotide-binding protein subunit alpha-15-like, producing the protein MKESLALFGTILELPWFKSTSVILFLNKTDILEEKIPTSHLATYFPSFQGPKQDAEAAKSFILNMYVSMYASCVDGADADRKGTRSRRLFSHYTCATDTQNIRKVFKDVRDSVLARYLDEINLL